From the genome of Candidatus Competibacteraceae bacterium:
CTTCGCACGGTCTGATCAAGCGGATGTGGGAGCTGACCGGCGCCGAAGTGGTGGACATGGGCGTGCGCCATCACGACGCGGTGTTGGCCGCCACCAGCCACTTGCCGCACATGCTGGCCTACACTCTGGTCGATACCCTGGCGCGGCTCGACGACCGGGCGGAGATTTTCCGCTACGCCGCTGGCGGTTTCCGCGACTTCAGCCGCATTGCATCCAGCGACCCGAAAATGTGGCACGATATCTGTGCGGCCAATCGTGAGCAGTTGCTGGAGATGATCGCCCTGTTCAGCGCCGATCTGACGCGGTTGGCCGAGGCGATCCGCGCCGACGATCGCGCCGCTGTTCTCGCCCTGTTCCAGCGAGCCAAACGCGCTCGCGATAATCTCTATCTCGACTGATCTTCCCCATGACCGACTTGACCTTCACCATCGAACCTGGTGGCGCTCTACGCGGGCGTTTACGGGTGCCCGGCGATAAATCGATTTCCCACCGTGCCATCATGCTCGGCGCGCTGGCCGAAGGGACAACCGCCGTGACCGGCTTTCTGGAAGGCGAGGACTGTCTGGCGACGCTGCGGGCGTTCCGCGCCATGGGCGTGCGCATCGACGGCCCGGATCAGGGTCGTGTGACCGTGCATGGCGTTGGCCGGCACGGGCTGCACGCGCCGACCGAGCCGCTGGACATGGGCAATTCCGGTACCTCAATGCGCTTGATGAGCGGCATTCTGGCCGGACAGGCTTTCGATACAGCGCTGGCTGGCGATGCTTCGCTCAACCGCCGGCCCATGCGGCGGGTGACCGAACCCCTGACGCGGATGGGCGCCTGGATCGAGACGAGCGAAACCGGCGCCGCGCCGCTGCGGATTCACGGCGGCCGGCACTTGATCGGTATCGACTACCCACTGCCGGTAGCTAGCGCTCAGATCAAGTCCTGCCTGCTGCTGGCCGGGCTCTACGCCGCGGGCGTCACCCGGATCACCGAGCCAGCGCCGACCCGCGACCATACCGAACGCATGCTGGAAGGGTTTGGTTATCCGCTGGTGCGCGAGGGCGACCACACCATCGCGATTACCGGTGGCGGGAAGCTTGCGGGAACCGAAATCGATGTGCCAGCCGACATCTCCTCGGCGGCCTTCTTCCTGGTCGGCGCCAGCATCGCGCCAGGTTCCGATCTACTGCTGAAGCATGTGGGCGTCAACCCGACC
Proteins encoded in this window:
- the aroA gene encoding 3-phosphoshikimate 1-carboxyvinyltransferase, yielding MTDLTFTIEPGGALRGRLRVPGDKSISHRAIMLGALAEGTTAVTGFLEGEDCLATLRAFRAMGVRIDGPDQGRVTVHGVGRHGLHAPTEPLDMGNSGTSMRLMSGILAGQAFDTALAGDASLNRRPMRRVTEPLTRMGAWIETSETGAAPLRIHGGRHLIGIDYPLPVASAQIKSCLLLAGLYAAGVTRITEPAPTRDHTERMLEGFGYPLVREGDHTIAITGGGKLAGTEIDVPADISSAAFFLVGASIAPGSDLLLKHVGVNPTRTGVLDILRLMGADIEVLNPRLAGGEPVADLRVRHAPLHGVQIPEYLVPLAIDEFPALFIAAACAEGITVLTGAEELRVKESDRIQVMADGLTALGIAAGPTTDGIVIRGGAPSGGTVDSHGDHRIAMSFAMAALRSRDPVSIRDCANVNTSFPDFMALARIAGLNLAERGGV